The following coding sequences are from one Verrucosispora sp. WMMD573 window:
- a CDS encoding SAM-dependent methyltransferase yields MEMALTRDEAAPAGIDLTVPSVARVYDYFLGGKDNFEVDRKVAEHALRITPDGPAAGQANRAFLRRVIRFLATNAGIDQFLDLGSGLPTQGNVHEVAAEHNPNARVVYVDNDPIVLTHGRALLASEGRATVIQADIRQTQNILSHPDVHQFLDFNRPIGLLLFAILHHLGDHEQPQAVSAELIDALPPRSYVAISHFRDPGERDPEGSRKAREVERVFNESLGTGRWRTDEEILSFTNGLTLLEPGLVPLAEWRPDPDTPAPKQTDTYHTFVGLLAHKP; encoded by the coding sequence ATGGAGATGGCATTGACCCGCGACGAGGCCGCACCCGCCGGAATCGACCTCACCGTGCCCAGCGTGGCTCGGGTATACGACTACTTCCTCGGCGGCAAGGACAACTTCGAAGTCGACCGGAAAGTCGCCGAACACGCCCTACGAATCACCCCCGACGGCCCCGCCGCCGGCCAAGCGAACCGAGCCTTCCTCCGCCGGGTGATCCGATTCCTCGCCACCAACGCCGGCATCGACCAGTTCCTCGACCTCGGATCAGGGCTACCCACCCAAGGCAACGTCCACGAAGTCGCCGCCGAACACAACCCGAACGCCCGCGTGGTCTACGTGGACAACGACCCGATCGTCCTGACCCACGGACGGGCGCTACTCGCCTCCGAAGGCCGCGCCACAGTGATCCAGGCCGACATCCGGCAAACCCAGAACATCCTCAGCCACCCCGACGTCCACCAATTCCTCGACTTCAACCGACCCATCGGGCTGCTACTCTTCGCGATCCTGCACCACCTCGGCGACCACGAACAACCACAAGCCGTGTCAGCCGAACTGATCGACGCACTACCACCACGCAGCTACGTGGCCATCTCACACTTCCGCGACCCCGGCGAACGCGACCCCGAAGGCTCCCGCAAAGCCCGCGAAGTCGAACGCGTCTTCAACGAATCACTCGGCACCGGCCGCTGGCGCACCGACGAAGAAATCCTCTCCTTCACCAACGGACTGACGCTGCTGGAGCCGGGGCTGGTGCCGCTGGCCGAATGGCGTCCGGATCCGGACACGCCCGCGCCGAAGCAGACCGACACCTACCACACCTTCGTCGGACTACTCGCCCACAAACCGTAG